TTACGTTTGGTCCACGCATATTAAAAACAGGTTTAGCTGTTGCTTTATCGATATACATATGTTCGTTGATGCATCTTGAACATGCTGTTTTTGCTGGAGTTGCGGCTATTTTAGCTATTCAACCTTCTGTTTACCGTACTTGGAAGCAGATGGTTGATCAAGTCTTGGCTAATACAATAGGCGCTTCGGTTTCACTGTTTTTTATATATTTTTTTGGAGATAATCCAGCAATTATTGGCTTCGTTATTATCATCGTTATCGCAATAAGTCTAAAATTGAAGTTACAAAGTACCATCTCCCTAACTCTAGTAACAGTCCTTGCTGTGATGAGTGCCGCTGGAAGTGAAGATCTATATTTTGCTTTAGAAAGATTTTATATTATTTTAATTGGGACATGCACAGCCATATTAATTAACCTTCTTATTTTTCCACCAAAATATAAGAAGTCATTTGTACAGCTTGTTGAAACAACATTCCAAAATATGTCATTGCTCATTAGAACTGCCATTTCCAATGAGTTAACAGAAACTTCATATCAGGAATATAGTAAGAATTTTAAAAAGGATATAAAAAAATTAGAAGAACTATTTCAATTGTTTGATGAAGAAAGAATAAAGCTCGGAAGAAAATCAAATCAGCTGCAAGTAAGAGAACTTCTTGTTTTCAGGCAGTTATTTAAAACATTGCAAGAAGGTGAACAGCTATTAGAAAATATCGAGGAACACTTTTTTCAAAGCAAAAAATCTGAAGAGGAAAGTCAGTTTTTTGATGAACAACTTGAGTACTTAATGAAGTATCATGAGTATTTACTATTAAAATATCAGGGGAAAATAAAAGAAAATCATTCGAGCTTTGAGCAAGAAGCGTTAAAGGAAAGTTATGAACTTAAATTAAAATTATATATGCAAAATGCTGATCAAAATGTTCGTTTATTGATTGTCGTATCTTCTATTATTGATTATTCCTTTCATTTAAGAAGATTAGATAAACTAATTAGTCAATTAAACCATCAGTAGGATATACTCAGTGTTTTTTTGTAAATAATAAGCAATGTTAAATAACACAGCAGGAGGCCTATGATGAAAAACCAACAAGCTAATAAGAACTCAGGTTCAGCAATGAGTCCTGCGTTTGCAGGCACTGATCCACAAAAGGTGAAACAAGAAATTCAAAAAGATGTAAGTCGAGGACAAGGTGCAATGACTTCCCGAGAAGCAGGAGCAATGAACGATTAAGAAGCCATTATTTTCTGTAGAAGAATCTCTTATTACACGGAAAATAGATTAAGCTCAGAGTTTATGACTCTGAGCTTTTTGGACTTTTTAAAATACATTATCGTTATTTAATCAACTTGAACTTCCTGAACAGTTTTTTCAACTTCGGCACGACTTATTTTTTCACGGCCTTCTTTTAAAGCTTTTAATGTTTTATGAGCAATTGCAAGTGGTAAACGACAGAACAATAATATCGTTCTTTTATTAATGCTTTTAATATATTCATTTGCCATTGCTAGGTTCTCGCTAGCATAAGAAAATAGCTCATTTTGATTCCAGCCATCAGGGACAAAGCTTACACCACGTTCATCCATATCTTCATGTTGGTTACGTAATATATTTACAGCCTGTAGTCCCCGTCCATAGCCAATTGCTAAGTCACGGTCTGTTTCAATTCCGTCATGCCATTGCCATAAATCTGATAGCATAACCCCAACTAATCCAGCAACATAATAGGTATAGTCATCTAAATCTTCACGCGTTTTAATGTCCCAGCCTGCTTTTGACCATTTCGCCATTCCCATGGCCATTTCACTTGTAGCAGCTTGTACACGACTTTTCGCACCTGTAGGAGTTAATGATAGCCAATCTGCTAATCGTAATGTCACTTCAGGTAATACATCTTTATATGGCAAAACTACTTCATTATACTTTTCATTATTAAAATTTTCTTCAAGTAATAACTGACTTACTTTCATAAGCAAATCATGCTTTACATCATTTGAGAGTTCTTGGTGATCTTCAATTTCATCTATAGCCCGCATTGCTAAGTAAGCTACTGCCACCGCATCTTTTAAATCCTTTTTCAAAAAAGTAATCGGTATATAAAATGTTCGACTTGTTGCCTTTAATACTTCCATCGCCTCTTTTTGCAATACCTTTAGTTCTTTCATTATTATTTCCTCCATTTAGGTCAAACCAATTCTATATAATTCTAACGCAATTCCGGAAAAATATAAAACATAAACCTCAAAAATAAAAAAGCGCTGCCTATTTTTCGGGAGCGCTAATAGTAAATCTTTAGTTAAAAGTATGATCCATTGGTTTTGTTCTCTAATGGAATTTCTATTGTAAATGTTGTTCCTTCTCCTTCTTCTGTTACAAAATGAATTTTTCCTTTATGCTGTTCAATTATGTTATAACAAACCATAAGTCCAAGTCCTGTACCTTTTTCTTTTGTTGTATAAAAAGGCTGACCTAGTTTTTGTTGTACGGAGGTAGGTATACCTTCTCCATTATCACTAATTTTGACAATGGCATGATTTCTTTGTGCATAAGCAGATACCGAAATAACTCCTTCTTGCTGAAGTGCTTAAATCGCATTTTTAATGATATTCATAAAAACTTGTTTAACCTGCTGTTCATTGCATTCACAATAAAGGTCAAATTCGACTTCTTCATAGTGTATAAAAACACTTTCAAAATTGGCTTGCGATTGCATTAAAACGCAAACATCTTTTAAGAGTTTTCCAACATCGGAGTGTTTTAATTCTTTAGATTGCGGTTTACCTAAGACCAATAATTCACTTGAAATCGTTTCAATTCGATCAATTTCCGAATCAATAATCGAATAAATATCTAATTGTACGGAGCCTTCTTTTGCCAATTTCATAAAACCCTTGATTGCGGTTAAAGGATTTCTAATTTCATGAGCAATACTTGCAGAAAGTTGACCTACAATCGATATCTTTTCAGAATTAATAAGAACTCTTTCCGCTTCTTTCTTATGTGAGATATCTTTTAATGTTACCACCATCATATGATTGTTATTTTGATTAATAGCAAATGTTGTTAGCAAAACATCCAACATTGTTCCGTCTCTAGTTTTTCTAATTGTTTCATATCCCTGAATACCTTTATGTAATCGAACAGTTTCTGAGAAATTCTCCACTTCTTGTTGTTTATGTTCTGGAATAATTGGCATGTCCATAATTTTAACACCAGTTAATTCTTTTGCCGTCCAACCAAAGGTTTCTTCAAAAGCATAATTCAATCTTATTAACTGATCATGTTCGTCAAATATGAGAATTGGATCTAGATTATAATCAATAAAGGACTCCAGTTGATTCATTATAGCTAATTGTTCTGTAACATCTCTCACAATCCCTGACAATGCATAGATAGCTCCGGTGTATTTATTTCTTAGAGGGGACATCGTAATACTTACCGTAATATACCGGCCGTCTTTTCTTTGCTTAATCGTTGCAAAATTTTTAATATGGTTCCCCTTTAACGTCTCTGCAAGAAGGTATTCGGCTTCTTTTTTAGAAACAGCTGGCGTTACAGGTAATCGTCTGCATTTCACTTCCTCCTCTTTGTAACCGAATATTGATTCAAACGCTTTATTGGCTTGAATAATTTTTCCTTCTAAATCAAAAATAGCAATTCCTTCATTACTATGATTGTAAAAAGATTCTAGTATGTACAGTTCTTCTTCTGTTTTCTTACTATTTGTTAAATCTCGACATATAGAAAAGATCAACTTATCGCCATTGTCTTCTACTTCTAAAATATGAGTTTTGATCTCAACAGGTAAAAATGTTCCATCTTTACAGACATGTGTTGTTTCAAATGTATATGTCTCGTTCATATATACCTTCTTATAAATCTCTTGTAATTGATCTCCTCTAGTACGATCTATATGTTTGGGTGACATTTTAAGCATTTCTTCACGTGTATAACCAAGCCTTGTAAAAGCCACTTCATTTACTTCAATGAAATGACTTGAAGTCTTGTTTTCATATAGTTTAAAGTAGTATGCTGCATCTGACATTTTATAAAAGGACTGTTCATAATGTCGAGAAACTTTATCTCTTTTTTTATATGTAGAAAGTTCCACTCTTAGTTTTTTGAGCTCTTCTTTTAAGCTAGTCATTTCATCATTGTGCTGATTGACATTGTACACTATGGGCACCTTCTCACTTTATGTATCTAGTAACAATAGTATAAGGCCGTTGCTATCTTATTAAAATAGAAATTTTATTACACACAAAAAACGGGACAGTAAACCTGTCCCCTTGTCCCGTCACTTCATGTAACGGTATTCCATTAAGCTATTCAACATTGAGACTTCTTGTAGTAAGTCCTCCCCAATGTTTGTTTCTAGCACTTTTTTTCTTTCTAACTCTTTGTCTACTATCCGTCTTACAGATAAAACGTCAGTTCCGTTTTGGAGAACATCTTCTTTTGAATTAAAATGTTGATGAGCAACGAGCTGCATGCCGAAGGAATTATATAATAATGTATATCCTGCAATGCCTGTTGTGGATTGATAAGCCTTCGAGAAGCCGCCATCGATAACAATCATTTTTCCATTCGCTTTAACAGGGTTTTCTCCATTAATTTCTTTTACAGGAGTATGGCCGTTAATGATATGGCCTTGATCTGGATCTAGATCAAACTCATTTAGTAGGCGGCGGCATGTTTCTTCATCTTCGCGAAGGTGATAGTATGGGTTCTTTTTCTCTTTATGCGTTGTTTTGTCCCCAATAAAATATCTTTCAAAGGTTGTCATTGCTCTTTTTCCAAACAATGAAGAATATTCACCCGTCCATAAATACCAAACCATATCTGTCGCAAGATCGTCTGTTTCTTCAGGATGTGCAAACGAATAGCGTAAATAATGTTCGAACACATCAAGTAATTCACGTCCACCATAGGTTTTATCTTTGATGATCATTTTTTCCATATTTCCTTCTTCATCTAAAGGTATGCAGCCGTGTATTAATAAGTTTCCGTTATATTTTAAATAAAGACTTCCTCTTTTCATTAGAAAATTCATATGTCTTGCAAGCTTTTCCGAATGCTGAACAGAAAACAACAGCTTGTCTATTACTTGCTGCTCTTCTTCTAAAAGTTGATCAGGTTGAGCTGGATTTATCGTTGCGAAGCAAGGATTTTCAAGTGGATATGTTTGTCCATAAATCGTAATCTCATTGTTCTCATAATCTACCTTTTCAAGCAAAAGTCTTTCTGACATATTAAAGTTCGGACGTCTTTTGATAATCGGACTTTCAAGCTTAAACTGAATAATTGCGATGGCTTGATGTATTTTAGTAATTTGCAATTTTTCTTCTTCCGTTATCGGTTCATCTCCTTGCACCTTTGGCCTAAAGGCAGGATTATCACTATAATATTTCTCCGCTAGGTTAAGAAGCGGTCTTAGGTTGATTCCATATACATCTTCAATGATATCCAGGTTGTTGTAACGAGCACAAATTCGAATAATGTTTGCAAGACATACCTTTGATCCGGCAAAAGCCCCAATCCAGAGAACATCATGATTTCCCCACTGAATATCAACAGAATGATAATTGATGAGAGCTTCCATAATTTTATCTGGTTCAGGTCCACGATCATAAATATCCCCTACAACATGAAGATGATCAACAACAAGTCTCTGAGTCGTATAGGCAAGACCAATAATGAGCTTATCTGCTTGTCCAAGGGTAATAATTTGTTGAACGATTTTTGTATAATACGGTTCTTTAAAATTTGTGAACTCATCTGTTTTATATAGTAATTCTTCAACAATATAAACAAACTGACTAGGTAATGCTTTACGCAATTTCGAGCGTGTATATTTAGAGGACGCATAACAAATAAGCTTAATCATGCGCTCAATAATGACGGTATACCAATGGTGTAATTCTTGTTCATTGTCAAAATCATTTTTGATTAACTGTAATTTTTCTTCAGGATAATAAACCAATGTGGCAAATTCTTTAATTTCTTTTTCAGTTAAAATCTTTTTAAAAATGTCTTCAATTTTCTCCTTGACCTTCCCAGATCCATTTCTTAACACATGTTGAAAGGCTTGATACTCCCCGTGCAAATCACTTACAAAATGTTCTGTCCCCTTTGGTAGATTTAAGATAGCTTCTAGATTAATAATTTCAGTGACCACTTTTTCTTCGCTATCATATTTTTGGGCCAGTAAATCTAAGAATTTTGTATTCAAGATATGTATCCCCTTTCACGACTTATGTTATTTATATTATAAGAAAAAGCATTGAGGGTATTTATAACGGATTTGGTCTTTTTATTGTCTTTATTTGCCATTATAATGTTTTTAATTCTATTATTCTATTAGAAGACATTTTCATTTTATCATTTTTCAGAATATTTTGGGGGCATTTTTAGAGAGTGAAAAGATAACACACTTCATTTTTAAGTACCACTTAACCAAAAAACATGCGCTACCCTATTGGACAGCGCATGTTTTTCATGTATTTTTCTATAAAAAGTGAAATAGTGAAATTGTCTATTCTTCATCCTCAGCTACGGCCTCTTTCTCAACACTAACCTCTTCCATGCTTTCTAGAATACGCTTAGCCATAAGCTTGTAACCAGTTGTATTAGGATGGAAATAATCTTCGGATAATAATTCTACATCTGAGTTACTAAAAAGATCAGCGATTGGGATATAATTTACATTTTCAAAATCCTCTGTTATAGACTTGCCAATTTCATTCCAGTCGTTAACAATCATTTGCAATTCACTAATTTCAGGAAAATAACGATCAAAAGGATTATAAAAACCAATATAATAAATTTTAGTGTTTGGATTTAGTTCATTAATTTTACTAAAAATGGCTGTTAATCTCTCAATATATTGTTGTTCCTCTTTTTGAAAATGCTCAAGCTGAAGGTTTGTAAAATTGCTTCTAACAATCTTCATAATATCGTTGGCACCTATTGTAACTAATACAATATCAGCTTTTTGAATAGAAGCTTCAATCTCTTTTTTCTCAAGACGTTTTAGTAATTGATCTGTACGGTTTCCTCTTTTCCCGTAGTTTTCAATCGTAACTTTTATGTTATTATTTTCAAATGTGGTATTTAAAATCCCGACATACCCGCCATTTTTTGTTTCATCACCAACACCTTGAGTGAGAGAATCACCAATTGCTACGACCTGTAGGTCCTTTTCAAAAAGTTTGATAACACCTTCTACAGCTTCTTTTACCTTCTCCTTAATACCTTCTGTTATTGTATTTTTATTATTCTCATCTTCTAGTATTTCTTCCTTTTTTCCATCTGCTAATTCAATCGAAACATCCTCAATCTTCACGTCTTTTTCAGGTGCCGCTTCTTCAGAAACACTCTTTTCTTCAGTGTTAGATTTTTCTGTAGTTTCGTCAGATTCTGTCGCTTCATTCATAATTGATGTTTCGACATTACTCTGTTTTGTTGAATTAGAATGAGAAAGAAAGAAGTATAAACTAAAGCACACTACTAGTAAACTAGCAATAGTGACTATTACTTTTAGTCTTTGCATCTATAACCACACCATTTCTAGTTGTTAAGTATTTAATCGCTCATCATCATTGTGCAATGCCTCATAATTGTACTATAAAAATTCCGGAATACTCATGGGATTTTATTCCATCACATGCTACTTCCATGTTTATGAATATTTCTTCACAAACATTAATAATTTTATTGTATTTACCCGGAACACCTATGGATTAATCATCTCATTTTTCACATAAAAATAAAATAAGCACGTATCCTTTTGGATAGTGCCTGACTGCTCATAAGGTATAAGCACCTTATTTATCACTCAACTTGCCCTCCAATTGATTCATAACGAATCATAGTCCAAAATCCTTTAGCAATATTTTCTTTAAATATTATTTTTCTTCTTTTAAGTACCTCTCATATGCAATTGCTAAAGGTTAAAGACAATTAACTTATATCCAACTGGCAAACCAAGCAACATAGTATGCGGCTGGAATAAATAATAATTGAGCTATAATCGTACCCACTAATTTTGAACTAACCATTGTTAAAGAATAGCTTTTTAAATAAATATAATCACATTCTTTTTTCATGACTCGATCCGCCAAAACTGAAGCTTTAGGATCAATAAACAATGTTAGCAATATTGTCGCAATGCCGTTAATAATACCTGATGACATTAAAGCAGCTTGAGCATAATCTTCTGGAACTAACATGGATGCATAAATAGAAGAAAGTACCCCAATCGTAAATACTGCAGAAACGATTATATTGGTAACAAAAAGCCTCTTTGGTATGGTTTTATATGTAATACCTTTCAGATATGATAATTTGGGCAGTCTAATGCATTTCATTATTTTTTTAAAACCTTTTCCATTACATTGACTCAGAAATAATGCCACTATAGATCCGCGTTGTTTTGATAGCTGCACGATTGCTCTTGAAAAAATATTGATAAATGTTGGGAAAAGGAGAATCCCAATCAATACACCAATCGTGGTAACTCCAATTAAAATTCTATATTGTTCCTCTATAAAATGTAGTTTGTTCAAATCAGGTGCTTCCGCAATTAGTTTTGCTGTTAGGGGTTGTTGAATCATTGTCGAAAATCTAGAAACAATGACAAGAGTACTAAATAAAGAAATTGCAGTTGCAATTAGCTTGACCCGAGTACCAGAAATTCTAGTCGAATAAGCTAAAGTCTCTACCATTGTAATGACCAATATAAACAATGAGATCATGATTAACTTACTTGTTATTAATTCCATAGGTATACTCCTTAAACATCTTCTTTTGCTATATTAAAAGATAAAACTTTCCTTGAGAGGTAAAAAAATCTTTAAATCCTATTATACATATATTTTCATCATGCTCATAAAAAAAGACGAAAATTTATGTTTCGTCTTAAAAATGGCAAATTAAGCTCTAAATTCACTTCACTTTTGCAACACCTAATGCATAATGACCAAACAGTATATTTTCAATCATTTCTGCTTGAGAATCCTCACAATCGACAATGAGAATAAGTTCAGAATGAAACCCTTTTAACAGCCTTCGTTTCTTTTTAATAATTACTTCAGTAAAAACGCGAATAGCAAAGCCGAGCATAAAACCAACAAATGCACCAATTAAACCCCAATAAATGGGTCCCCACGCTAGCTCAAATCCTATACTAGCACCAATCACAGCAAATGCTGTTGCTAGTGCTGCTCCTATATCAATTAACGACGTACCATCCGAACGATGGAGACTATCAAACACTTTATGTTGCTCTTTTCGGTTATCCAAAGGGACTACAAAGATATTTTCTCTTTTTATCCCCTTTTTCTCTATTGTAGCAATAGCCATTTCTATAAAAACGGTATGCTCAAATGTTGAAAAAAGTTGCATTGTTTTAATCCACCTTCTGACCTTTTAATACCTGAAAAGATGCTGATCGATAGTTCTCCATAAGGAAGCCACGTTGTTCTTTATCGTATAATTTATTATTTTCAACAGTGTTTATGTACGAGTCATATATCGAAAATCCGTATAGAGATGGGAAAAATAAAAGCCATTCAGGATTTACAACAATCGTAGCCTTTTCAATTTCTCCTAAAAATAGAAGTGAAATAGCTTCAAGGCCATGAGAATAATAAAAAAAGACAACACACCAGATAATAATGAAAAATGCTGTGACAATTCTATGTATATAAAGTTGGCCTAAGCCAGGTATGAAAAGCGACCAAATGATCGCCATAACTGGATTTCTTTTATCCAAGTAATTAATCTCCAGGGCGCCTATAGTAAATGAATTAAATTTATGCTCCTCACGTTCTGCTAAGATAAAAACTTTATTCATATCTACTGTGGTACGATAACTATCCCAAATGGCAAAGATGTAAACTGGAATATAAATTAATAACCAACGTGTATCTAAAATTTCTTTCGCTTTGTCAATATCACCTTGAAAGGAATAGATCATCCCTAAATTTAAGTTCGATTGAATATTTACGACAACCTCCCAAATAAATAAGACAAAGCCTCTAAGATACTTTGATAAAAGCAAATGTCCAAATCCGGGAAAAGCTGCACTCCACCACCCAATGATATAGGGATTTCTAAGATGAATTTGAGTGGTTCCTAAAATACTGACATGAGCTCGATACCTTCTTGCTGTGTTATCATTGCTGTAATTATTCATATTATATACTCACCCTATGGAAGTTGTAAGACTAAATTAAACTCTTATAGTTAATGTTTCACATTTATAGGTAAAGTATCCTAATATTAAAAACAAATTGCCAAACAAATTACTCCAACATATTGCATCAAAAGCCATTTCCTAGTAAAAGCCATGTAGGGATTGGCTTTTTATATTGAAACGAAACTTTTTCCAGATTTGATTTTCTAAGGCTGCCATATTTCTAACAGATTTCTATCTAAATCATAAAATTTAAAATGATCTCCAACAGGTCTATCATCGGAAATTTCGTCTACAATCTCTACTCCATTTTCTATAAAACGAATGTACATTTCTTGGATACGAGGAGTAATGAAGCAAACTAAAGGGTGTAGATTTTTACTCTCAACTGTATGATCCACTCTCTCTTCGCGTGTCTTGTCGGTTACAAGGAATATAGCCGGGGTCGTTTGCCTAAGACCTGGCCCTGGAATGGTACCATTATGATCTGGAAATCTTAGGATAGATCTTTGCATCCCAGGACTTACAGGGTTATGACTTGTAGGTGCACAGCCTAAGTTTTTTTGATACCATTTTATAGACTCGTAAACGTCTTTTACTAGAATATAAATGCAAGTCACACCTGTAATGTCTTCTTCTAGTCCCCCTAAGTCTTTTTTCATTTGCTTATTTCACCACTTTCATTCGATTTGATCTTGCAAATTTTTCAGGTTCAACCTTTCTCTTACTTTTCTAGTTTCATAATTAAATCCTCAATTAATATTCCATTAATCTTAAGCCCTGAAATGTCACAATCACTAATTTCCATATTAGATAAATTACAGTTTTTTATTTGCCCTTTTGCGAGATTACAATGATGGAAGCTTATCGGTTTGTATTCTCCGTTTTCATTAAAATTTGGATCTCCTTCTTTTGGAAGAACTGCATTACGAAACTCAGTTCCAAATAAGTGAATGTGTTCTATAATGGCATGACTAAAATTAGCATGTTTAATTTGTGCCCGAGATAAATTAGTATTGGATATTTCAACTTTTTCTAAATTAACATCATTTAGTAACATTCTATTCATATTTGCATTGTTAACCTTTGTTTTTGCTAAGCTTACATTATTTATTTCTAGCTCTTCAGCATTCACTTCTTGCCACTTTGACCCAGAAATATCTGCTTTTTGTAAATCTATTTTTTGAACATTTAATGACATGAAAAAACAACTCCTTTATTTTTATAGGAATTAAAACCACAATCCTTTTGAATATTCTCTATTTAACAAAAAATTCCTTTTAAAAAAATTAACTAATTACCTTAAGTTAAATGTATGTTTCATTTTAAAAGATCAATTTAAAAAGGTGCCACTCCTCTTTTAATTAGAGGATGACACCTTTGCCATTAAAACAAGTCCATTAACTTTGCCCAAAATCCTTTTTCTTCTTCAGCTTTTTCAGTTTTCACTTCTTCTTTTTCTTCTTTTTTTATACTTTCTGTTTTTAGAACAAATTGAACGGAGTTTATTTTTTTATTTTCTGGTGAAACAAATGATACAGCTTCAAAATCTGATTTATCAAAGTCATCGATCATTTGATCGACTTCTTGTTTCATTTGCTCTGGTAAATCAGCTGTAGATTCATAAAGTTCATTCGTTCCATCATGAAGTCTGCTAAGTCCATTTTCTATTTCATTTGTTCCTTGAGACACTCCTACAATTCCATTGTGAATTTGCGTATATGAATGAGATAGTTCGTTTACCCCACCAGTATATTTCACTAACCCAGAATGAAATGGTTGATAATTAGTAGACAGCTGACTTATG
This Metabacillus endolithicus DNA region includes the following protein-coding sequences:
- a CDS encoding aromatic acid exporter family protein, coding for MNLSLCPILFQFGGFIITFGPRILKTGLAVALSIYICSLMHLEHAVFAGVAAILAIQPSVYRTWKQMVDQVLANTIGASVSLFFIYFFGDNPAIIGFVIIIVIAISLKLKLQSTISLTLVTVLAVMSAAGSEDLYFALERFYIILIGTCTAILINLLIFPPKYKKSFVQLVETTFQNMSLLIRTAISNELTETSYQEYSKNFKKDIKKLEELFQLFDEERIKLGRKSNQLQVRELLVFRQLFKTLQEGEQLLENIEEHFFQSKKSEEESQFFDEQLEYLMKYHEYLLLKYQGKIKENHSSFEQEALKESYELKLKLYMQNADQNVRLLIVVSSIIDYSFHLRRLDKLISQLNHQ
- a CDS encoding squalene/phytoene synthase family protein is translated as MKELKVLQKEAMEVLKATSRTFYIPITFLKKDLKDAVAVAYLAMRAIDEIEDHQELSNDVKHDLLMKVSQLLLEENFNNEKYNEVVLPYKDVLPEVTLRLADWLSLTPTGAKSRVQAATSEMAMGMAKWSKAGWDIKTREDLDDYTYYVAGLVGVMLSDLWQWHDGIETDRDLAIGYGRGLQAVNILRNQHEDMDERGVSFVPDGWNQNELFSYASENLAMANEYIKSINKRTILLFCRLPLAIAHKTLKALKEGREKISRAEVEKTVQEVQVD
- a CDS encoding ATP-binding protein, translating into MSVSAYAQRNHAIVKISDNGEGIPTSVQQKLGQPFYTTKEKGTGLGLMVCYNIIEQHKGKIHFVTEEGEGTTFTIEIPLENKTNGSYF
- a CDS encoding PAS domain-containing sensor histidine kinase; translation: MYNVNQHNDEMTSLKEELKKLRVELSTYKKRDKVSRHYEQSFYKMSDAAYYFKLYENKTSSHFIEVNEVAFTRLGYTREEMLKMSPKHIDRTRGDQLQEIYKKVYMNETYTFETTHVCKDGTFLPVEIKTHILEVEDNGDKLIFSICRDLTNSKKTEEELYILESFYNHSNEGIAIFDLEGKIIQANKAFESIFGYKEEEVKCRRLPVTPAVSKKEAEYLLAETLKGNHIKNFATIKQRKDGRYITVSITMSPLRNKYTGAIYALSGIVRDVTEQLAIMNQLESFIDYNLDPILIFDEHDQLIRLNYAFEETFGWTAKELTGVKIMDMPIIPEHKQQEVENFSETVRLHKGIQGYETIRKTRDGTMLDVLLTTFAINQNNNHMMVVTLKDISHKKEAERVLINSEKISIVGQLSASIAHEIRNPLTAIKGFMKLAKEGSVQLDIYSIIDSEIDRIETISSELLVLGKPQSKELKHSDVGKLLKDVCVLMQSQANFESVFIHYEEVEFDLYCECNEQQVKQVFMNIIKNAI
- the fbp gene encoding fructose-1,6-bisphosphatase, which produces MNTKFLDLLAQKYDSEEKVVTEIINLEAILNLPKGTEHFVSDLHGEYQAFQHVLRNGSGKVKEKIEDIFKKILTEKEIKEFATLVYYPEEKLQLIKNDFDNEQELHHWYTVIIERMIKLICYASSKYTRSKLRKALPSQFVYIVEELLYKTDEFTNFKEPYYTKIVQQIITLGQADKLIIGLAYTTQRLVVDHLHVVGDIYDRGPEPDKIMEALINYHSVDIQWGNHDVLWIGAFAGSKVCLANIIRICARYNNLDIIEDVYGINLRPLLNLAEKYYSDNPAFRPKVQGDEPITEEEKLQITKIHQAIAIIQFKLESPIIKRRPNFNMSERLLLEKVDYENNEITIYGQTYPLENPCFATINPAQPDQLLEEEQQVIDKLLFSVQHSEKLARHMNFLMKRGSLYLKYNGNLLIHGCIPLDEEGNMEKMIIKDKTYGGRELLDVFEHYLRYSFAHPEETDDLATDMVWYLWTGEYSSLFGKRAMTTFERYFIGDKTTHKEKKNPYYHLREDEETCRRLLNEFDLDPDQGHIINGHTPVKEINGENPVKANGKMIVIDGGFSKAYQSTTGIAGYTLLYNSFGMQLVAHQHFNSKEDVLQNGTDVLSVRRIVDKELERKKVLETNIGEDLLQEVSMLNSLMEYRYMK
- a CDS encoding SGNH/GDSL hydrolase family protein, whose protein sequence is MQRLKVIVTIASLLVVCFSLYFFLSHSNSTKQSNVETSIMNEATESDETTEKSNTEEKSVSEEAAPEKDVKIEDVSIELADGKKEEILEDENNKNTITEGIKEKVKEAVEGVIKLFEKDLQVVAIGDSLTQGVGDETKNGGYVGILNTTFENNNIKVTIENYGKRGNRTDQLLKRLEKKEIEASIQKADIVLVTIGANDIMKIVRSNFTNLQLEHFQKEEQQYIERLTAIFSKINELNPNTKIYYIGFYNPFDRYFPEISELQMIVNDWNEIGKSITEDFENVNYIPIADLFSNSDVELLSEDYFHPNTTGYKLMAKRILESMEEVSVEKEAVAEDEE
- a CDS encoding lipid II flippase Amj family protein; its protein translation is MELITSKLIMISLFILVITMVETLAYSTRISGTRVKLIATAISLFSTLVIVSRFSTMIQQPLTAKLIAEAPDLNKLHFIEEQYRILIGVTTIGVLIGILLFPTFINIFSRAIVQLSKQRGSIVALFLSQCNGKGFKKIMKCIRLPKLSYLKGITYKTIPKRLFVTNIIVSAVFTIGVLSSIYASMLVPEDYAQAALMSSGIINGIATILLTLFIDPKASVLADRVMKKECDYIYLKSYSLTMVSSKLVGTIIAQLLFIPAAYYVAWFASWI
- a CDS encoding VOC family protein: MKKDLGGLEEDITGVTCIYILVKDVYESIKWYQKNLGCAPTSHNPVSPGMQRSILRFPDHNGTIPGPGLRQTTPAIFLVTDKTREERVDHTVESKNLHPLVCFITPRIQEMYIRFIENGVEIVDEISDDRPVGDHFKFYDLDRNLLEIWQP
- a CDS encoding pentapeptide repeat-containing protein, with the protein product MSLNVQKIDLQKADISGSKWQEVNAEELEINNVSLAKTKVNNANMNRMLLNDVNLEKVEISNTNLSRAQIKHANFSHAIIEHIHLFGTEFRNAVLPKEGDPNFNENGEYKPISFHHCNLAKGQIKNCNLSNMEISDCDISGLKINGILIEDLIMKLEK